The Bifidobacteriaceae bacterium nucleotide sequence GCGCGGTGTCCGCGCGGTGGCAGACGTGGCGGCGGCCACCGATAGGCGAGTGGTAGAACGCGATGTTCCCAGCCCATCTTTGACGCCACTTCCAGGCTTAGACACCGCCAACCGTGGAGGCTCGTACGAGCAGCGGCCTGGCCGTTGCTTCCGGCCAGGAAAGCGCTCAACTACGTGCGTGGGCAGGAACTCGGACGCTTGTGCTGTGTGGCGGGCGCCTTGATGCGCCGGGGTGTTGTTCTCCGGGGCGACATGAGAACCCTTCCCACTTACCTAGTCATATTGCAATCTGTTTATATATGTGGTGGGATGGTGTCGTGGACACGGACGAAGGGCTCGCTGAGGCGGCCCAACTGTTCAAGGTCCTCGGCAACGAGTCGCGGCTCACGCTGCTGTGCCTGATTGGTCGCGAGCCGCGCGTGGTGGGGGCGCTGGCGGAGGCGACGGGCATGTCGCAGCCGCTGGTGTCTCAGCACTTGCGCACGCTGCGCCAGGCGGG carries:
- a CDS encoding metalloregulator ArsR/SmtB family transcription factor codes for the protein MDTDEGLAEAAQLFKVLGNESRLTLLCLIGREPRVVGALAEATGMSQPLVSQHLRTLRQAG